The Caloenas nicobarica isolate bCalNic1 chromosome 15, bCalNic1.hap1, whole genome shotgun sequence genome includes a region encoding these proteins:
- the SDCBP2 gene encoding syntenin-2: MATLYPSLEDMKGHQILQAQAAAAVRTPATTVAAEKPKLPSNTVPPVLYPNLAELENYMGLALSSKELQENLIPEGSTEPTPAEPSPGQLVAPLSGNNAGLRRAEIKPGVREIHLCKDERGKTGLHLKNVDQGIFVQLVKANSPAALVGLRFGDQILQIDGKNCTGWSSDKAQRALKKASPEKIVMVVRDRPFQRTVTLHKDSGGQTGVVVKKGKIVALAKDSSAARNGLLIHHYICEVNGQNVIGMKDKQLSEVLAGAGNVVTLTIIPTVIYEHMVKRLSPGLMKSAMDHSVPDL, encoded by the exons ATGGCGACACTTTACCCCTCGCTGGAGGACATGAAGGGCCACCAGATCCTGCAG GCACAGGCAGCTGCCGCGGTGAGGACACCTGCCACCACGGTGGCTGCGGAGAAGCCGAAGCTCCCCTCGAACACCG TGCCGCCCGTGCTGTACCCCAACctggccgagctggagaactaCATGGGGCTGGCTCTCTCCAGCAAGGAGCTCCAGGAGAACCTGATCCCTGAAGGCAGCACC gaGCCGACCCCTGCCGAGCCCTCCCCGGGCCAGCTGGTTGCTCCCCTGAGCGGGAACAAtgcggggctgcggcgggcaGAGATCAAACCGGGCGTGCGGGAGATCCACCTCTGCAAGGACGAGCGGGGCAAGACAGGGCTGCACCTCAAAAATGTTGACCAG ggcaTCTTCGTGCAGCTGGTGAAGGCCAACTCACCGGCGGCGCTGGTGGGGCTGCGTTTCGGTGACCAGATCCTGCAGATCGACGGCAAGAACTGCACGGGCTGGAGCAGCGACAAGGCACAGCGGGCGCTGAAAAAGGCGTCCCCAGAGAAAATCGTCATGGTGGTGCGGGACAG GCCTTTCCAGCGCACTGTCACCCTGCACAAGGACAGCGGTGGCCAAACCGGTGTCGTGGTGAAGAAGGGGAAGATCGTGGCGCTGGCCAAGGACAGCTCTGCCGCCCGCAATGGGCTCCTCATCCACCACTACATCTGCGAGGTGAACGGCCAGAACGTCATCGGCATGAAG GACAAACAGCTCTCGGAGGTGCTGGCGGGGGCCGGGAATGTCGTCACGCTGACCATCATCCCCACCGTCATCTACGAGCACATGGTCAAACG GCTCTCGCCGGGGCTGATGAAGTCGGCCATGGACCACTCCGTCCCCGACCTGTGA
- the SNPH gene encoding syntaphilin, producing the protein MSLPGSRRSSTGSRRRPSPPGRDTYGTSSLSSSSNSGSYKGSDSSPTPRRSAKYNLCSDNHGIKPPTPEQYLTPLQQKEVCIRHLKARLKDTQERLQDRDAEIEDLKTQLSRMQEDWIEEECHRVEAQLALKEARKEIKQLKQVIDTVKNNLLEKDKGLQKYFVDINIQNKKLETLLHSMEVAQNGALKEEGAGESAGGSPARSLTRSSTYTKLSDQGAGDRNVGGSQTISLDEGADSGFVGAEEAPGHTDPLEVGNDPSTRLPPSTTYEKLLGLRGGVEAGVQASCMQERAIQTDFVPCQPDLDTILEKVMKSQACSLGSPTSVWVSEMEDVMPVPELSNPTGAMDLLVAEPDAAAAGAGAEGGAPCNPAVQQPPSTSPSVAIACAAEEEVTEATGCEAAPAKSYWSRHFIVDLLAVVVPAVPTVAWLCRSQRRQGQPIYNISSLLRGCCTVALHSIRRMGCRPVASPGGSTQP; encoded by the exons ATGTCTCTGCCGGGGAGCAGACGCTCGTCCACTGGATCACGAAG GCGCCCCTCGCCCCCCGGGAGGGACACCTACGGCACCTCCtcgctgagcagcagcagcaattcgGGCTCCTACAAGGGCAGCGACAGCAGCCCCACCCCAAG GCGCTCGGCCAAGTACAACCTCTGCAGCGACAACCATGGGATCAAGCCGCCGACGCCGGAGCAGTACCTGACGCCACTGCAGCAGAAGGAGGTTTGCATCCGGCATCTGAAGGCGCGCCTGAAGGACACGCAGGAGCGGCTGCAGGACAG GGATGCTGAGATCGAGGACCTGAAGACGCAGCTGTCGCGGATGCAGGAGGACTGGATCGAGGAGGAGTGCCATCGCGTGGAGGCCCAGCTGGCGCTGAAGGAAGCCCGCAAGGAGATCAAGCAGCTGAAGCAGGTCATCGACACGGTGAAGAACAACCTGCTGGAGAAAGACAAGGGGCTCCAGAAGTATTTTGTGGACATCAACATACAGAACAAGAAGTTAGAGACACTGCTGCACAGCATGGAGGTGGCGCAGAACGGGGCGCTGAAGGAGGAGGGGGCCGGCGAGTCGGCAGGGGGGTCCCCAGCCCGCTCCCTCACCCGCAGCTCCACCTACACCAAGCTGAGCGACCAGGGGGCTGGGGACCGCAACGTGGGGGGCTCGCAGACCATCTCGCTGGACGAGGGGGCCGACAGCGGCTTCGTGGGGGCGGAGGAGGCTCCCGGCCATACGGACCCACTGGAGGTGGGGAATGACCCCAGCACCCGcctgccccccagcaccacctACGAaaagctgctggggctgcgggggggcgTGGAGGCGGGGGTGCAGGCCAGCTGCATGCAGGAACGGGCCATCCAGACGGACTTTGTGCCCTGCCAGCCCGACCTGGACACCATCCTGGAGAAGGTGATGAAGTCCCAGGCTTGCAGCTTGGGCAGCCCCACCTCAGTCTGGGTCTCCGAAATGGAAGACGTGATGCCCGTCCCCGAGCTCTCCAACCCCACTGGGGCCATGGACCTGCTGGTGGCCGAGCCCGACGCcgcagcagcaggtgctggggctgaggggggAGCCCCCTGCAACCCTGCGGTGCAAcagccccccagcaccagcccctcgGTGGCCATCGCCTGCGCGGCGGAGGAGGAGGTGACCGAGGCCACCGGCTGCGAGGCTGCCCCGGCCAAGAGCTACTGGAGCCGCCACTTCATCGTGGATCTGCTGGCAGTGGTGGTGCCGGCTGTGCCCACGGTGGCCTGGCTGTGCCGCTCGCAGCGCCGGCAGGGCCAGCCCATCTACAACATCAGCTCGCTGCTGCGCGGCTGCTGCACCGTCGCCCTCCACTCCATCCGCAGGATGGGCTGTCGCCCTGTTGCCAGCCccgggggcagcacccagccctga